A genomic segment from Melospiza georgiana isolate bMelGeo1 chromosome 17, bMelGeo1.pri, whole genome shotgun sequence encodes:
- the LOC131090911 gene encoding uncharacterized protein LOC131090911, which produces MLSTQRHSTSILTRKEILENGFLASSSSHSYSSPVVSYYRDSGSASKHDTWELPVDLDNTASGSSLCVVKQVESLSSCVMTELHSLTQSISDLSLVCFCKGHCGQTSLELSGFPCEHPSRDGCLMNVASQYTSTPCKNYKPLESLLFKSSELSGDVSALGKVPAPRWDISAIKSFMDTSMSLDVSSEELCLLECSKPATSPLDLCFCTMFCDAAGCLSPSWEEQGSALQHRRCCQRLEW; this is translated from the coding sequence aTGCTGTCCACCCAGAGGCACAGTACCAGCATTCTGACCAGAAAGGAAATCCTGGAAAATGGATTCTTggccagctcctccagccaTAGCTATTCTTCTCCTGTTGTGAGCTATTACAGGGACTCTGGCAGTGCTTCCAAACACGACACCTGGGAGCTTCCTGTGGACTTGGACAACACAGCAAGTGGCAGTTCTCTGTGTGTTGTCAAGCAGGTGGAGTCTCTGAGCAGCTGTGTGATGACTGAGCTGCACAGCCTGACCCAGAGCATCTCTGACCTCAGTCTTGTCTGCTTCTGCAAGGGCCACTGTGGCCAGACCTCGCTTGAGCTCTCTGGTTTTCCCTGTGAGCACCCCAGCAGAGATGGCTGCCTGATGAATGTGGCATCACAGTACACCTCGACACCTTGCAAGAACTACAAACCACTGGAGAGCCTGCTCTTCAAGAGCTCTGAGCTGTCTGGAGATGTCTCAGCACTTGGGAAAGTGCCAGCACCCAGGTGGGACATCTCAGCAATAAAATCCTTTATGGATACCAGCATGTCCCTCGATGTCAGCTCTGAGGAGTTATGCTTACTGGAATGCTCCAAACCAGCCACATCACCCCTGGACCTGTGTTTCTGCACGATGTTCTGTGACGCTGCCGGGTGCCTGTCCCCctcctgggaggagcagggatccGCGCTGCAGCACAGAAGGTGCTGCCAGCGGCTTGAGTGGTGA
- the MYBL2 gene encoding myb-related protein B has protein sequence MARRARGEDQDEQHYQDTDLDVPEQRDGRCKVKWTPEEDEQLKMLVSHYGQNDWKFLASHFPNRSDQQCQYRWLRVLNPDLVKGPWTKEEDQKVIELVKKYGTKQWTLIAKHLKGRLGKQCRERWHNHLNPEVKKSSWTEEEDRIIFEAHKVLGNRWAEIAKLLPGRTDNAVKNHWNSTIKRKVDTGGFLNETKESKSLYLLVEVDNKEKQSQTTAESQGNVLPNWPVDVSEIKEEDVSDEEVTGVQELPLELPAAEVAEQNVEGTPDDAVPEDGASLVESPYKWVVEAANYLYPACAPALSEALDMIESDPDGWCDLTQFDLPEEPLAGSSSGSASPARAAPGEAAPALPSVTEYRLDGHTISDLSRSSKGELIPISPHAEGSFGTPPSVLKRQKKRKVSLSPVTENVASTSMSFLDSCNSMTPKGTPVKTLPFSPSQFLNFWSKQDTLELENPSLTSTPVCSQKVIVTTPLHRDKTPLLQKNLAFVTPDQTYVVDNTPHTPTPFKNALEKYGPIRPLPQTPHLEEDLKEVLRSEAGIELIIEDDVKPEKQKRKQGLRRSPIKKVRKSLALDIVDEDTTQNPPALPKTVCFKRAQPVNFLSRSLNLSSSSRKNDSGLLNRAFVQVQPEKMSYRKMPSHFRPPEPMTRAWKAVACGGTRDQLFMQEKARQFLGTLKQSHTSRTLILS, from the exons ATGGCTCGCCGCGCCCGCGG CGAAGACCAGGATGAGCAGCATTACCAGGACACGGATTTGGATGTGCCGGAGCAGCGGGATGGCAGGTGCAAAGTCAAGTGGACACCAGAAGAG gatgagcagctgaagatgttGGTGAGCCATTATGGGCAGAATGACTGGAAATTCCTGGCCAGCCACTTTCCT AACCGCAGTGACCAGCAGTGTCAGTACCGCTGGCTCAGGGTGTTGAATCCAGACCTGGTTAAGGGCCCGTGGACCAAAGAGGAGGATCAAAAG GTGATTGAACTGGTTAAAAAATATGGCACCAAGCAGTGGACCCTGATAGCCAAGCACCTGAAAGGGAGGTTGGGGAAGCAGTGCCGGGAGCGCTGGCACAACCACCTGAACCCTGAGGTGAAGAAGTCCTCGtggacagaggaggaggatcGCATCATCTTTGAGGCCCACAAGGTCCTGGGGAACCGTTGGGCAGAGATTGccaagctgctgcctggcag gactgataatGCTGTGAAGAATCACTGGAACTCCACCATCAAGAGGAAGGTGGACACGGGAGGTTTCCTCAATGAAACCAAGGAGTCCAAGTCTCTGTACTTGCTTGTGGAGGTGGATAACAAGGAGAAGCAAAGTCAGACAACAGCTGAGAGCCAG GGT AATGTCCTGCCAAACTGGCCAGTGGATGTCTCTGAAATAAAGGAAGAAGATGTCAGTGATGAGGAAGTGACAggtgtgcaggagctgcccttggagctgccagctgcagaagTGGCAGAGCAGAACGTGGAGGGGACCCCAGATGATGCAGTGCCCGAGGATGGCGCTTCATTGGTGGAATCACCATACAAATGGGTTGTTGAAGCTGCCAACTATTTGTACCCAGCTTGTGCCCCAGCCCTCAGTGAAGCTCTGGATATGATTGAATCT GACCCAGATGGGTGGTGTGACCTGACCCAGTTTGACCTGCCTGAGGAGCCcttggctggcagcagcagtggcagtgccagcccagccagagcagcGCCCGGCGAGGCGGCCCCGGCACTGCCCAGTGTCACCGAGTACCGCCTGGATGGCCACACCATCTCTGacctgagcaggagcagcaagggAGAGCTCATCCCCATCTCCCCCCACGCTGAGGGCAGCTTTGGCACCCCACCCTCGGTGCTGAAGAGGCAGAAGAAGAGGAAGGTCTCCCTCTCACCTGTCACAGAGAACGTCGCCAGCACCAGCATGTCCTTCCTGGACTCCTGCAACAGCATGACGCCCAAGGGCACCCCTGTAAAGACACTGCCCTTCTCTCCATCCCAG TTCTTGAACTTCTGGAGCAAACAGGATACACTAGAACTGGAGAACCCCTCCCTGACCTCCACGCCTGTGTGCAGCCAGAAGGTGATTGTCACCACCCCACTGCACAGGGACAAGACCCCTCTGCTCCAGAAGAACTTAGC gtTTGTCACACCAGATCAGACATATGTGGTGGACAACACACCTCACACTCCCACACCTTTCAAAAATGCCCTGGAGAAATATGGACCAATTAGACCTCTG ccccagacCCCTCACCTGGAAGAAGACTTGAAGGAGGTGCTCCGAAGCGAAGCTGGCATTGAACTCATCATCGAGGATGATGTGAAGcctgagaaacagaaaaggaaacaaggG CTGCGCAGGAGCCCCATCAAGAAGGTCCGAAAATCTCTGGCCCTGGACATTGTGGATGAAGACACGACACAAAACCCGCCTGCCCTACCCAAAACTGTGTGTTTCAAAAGAGCCCAG CCTGTGAATTTCCTGTCAAGGTCCCTGAACCTGTCCTCCTCGAGCAGGAAGAATGACAGTGGTTTGCTCAACAGAGCCTTTGTGCAAGTGCAGCCAGAGAAAATGTCCTACAGGAAAATGCCAAGCCATTTCAGACCACCAGAACCG